A single window of Watersipora subatra chromosome 9, tzWatSuba1.1, whole genome shotgun sequence DNA harbors:
- the LOC137404865 gene encoding zinc finger BED domain-containing protein 5-like, translated as MEKFLKRTTAYSELVSVQNSDPDEGPSMVGGKKKAKTVSSTQYSESYLSYGFTFNGVEMTPTPLCLVCSEKLSNSAMVPSKLKRHLQTKHPSLQNKPTDYFVCLRVNTEKKATFMRKTTKTLPEKTTREEIFRFTSQYLNHGGLTWDNCTSVCTDGAAAMVGCTKGLVSRAKEKNPDLIVTHCFLHREALVAKTLPAELVPVLDDVVRIVNFVKTRPLKSRIFASLCEEMGAEHKALLLHTEV; from the exons ATGGAGAAGTTTTTGAAAAGGACAACTGCATACTCTGAGTTGGTCTCTGTACAAAACTCTGACCCGGATGAAGGCCCAAGTATGGTTGgtgggaaaaagaaagcaaagacGGTGAGCTCAACGCAATATAGTGAAAGCTATCTTTCGTATGGATTTACTTTCAACGGGGTTGAGATGACACCTACTCCATTATGCCTGGTGTGTAGCGAGAAGCTATCTAACAGCGCCATGGTGCCGAGCAAGCTTAAACGCCATCTCCAAACGAAACACCCGTCGCTTCAAAACAAGCCTACAGACTATTTTGTTTGCTTGCGTGTAAATACAGAGAAAAAGGCAACCTTTATGAGAAAAACTACAAAG ACACTGCCAGAAAAAACAACTAGAGAAGAAATTTTTCGGTTCACATCGCAATATCTGAACCATGGAGGACTTACATGGGACAACTGCACAAGCGTTTGCACAGATGGAGCTGCAGCCATGGTCGGGTGCACCAAAGGCCTTGTGAGCAGAGCAAAAGAGAAAAACCCTGACCTGATTGTTACGCACTGTTTTTTGCATCGTGAGGCCctcgttgctaaaactttaccaGCGGAACTGGTTCCTGTGTTGGATGATGTGGTGCGCATAGTGAATTTTGTAAAAACACGACCTTTGAAAAGCCGTATATTTGCATCTCTGTGTGAGGAAATGGGAGCGGAGCATAAGGCCTTATTGCTCCATACAGAGGTCTGA